Proteins encoded within one genomic window of Callithrix jacchus isolate 240 chromosome 11, calJac240_pri, whole genome shotgun sequence:
- the ZC3HC1 gene encoding zinc finger C3HC-type protein 1 isoform X1: MAAPSEGLAFAMGVEKNWGAVVRSPEGTPQKIRQLIDEGIAPEEGGVDAKDMSATSQSVNESPQVEQSSLESTSKEAFFSRVETFSSLKWAGKPSELSPLVCAKYGWVTVECDMLKCSSCQAFLCASLQPAFDFDRYKQRCAELKKALCTAHEKFCFWPDSPSPDRFGMLPLDEPAVLVSEFLDRFQSLCHLDLQLPSLRPEDLKSMCLTEDKISLLLHLLEDELDHQTDERKSTTKLGSDIQVHVTACILSVCGWACSSSLEPMQLCLITCSQCMRKVGLWGFQQIESSIADLDTSFGLTSSPIPGLEGRPERFPLVPESPRRMMTRSQDATFSPGSEQAEKSPGPIVSRTRSWDSSSPVDRPEPEAASPTTRTRPVTRSMGTGDTPGLEVPSSPLRKAKRARLCSSSSSDTSSRSFFDPTSQHRDWCPWVNITLDKEGRENGGTEPDASAPAEPGWKTVLTILLAHKQSSQPAETDSVSLSEKSRKVFRIFRQWESLCSS, encoded by the exons ATGGCGGCGCCCAGTGAGGGATTAGCGTTTGCCATGGGGGTTGAAAAGAATTGGGGTGCAGTAGTTCGCTCCCCAGAAGGAACCCCCCAGAAAATCCGGCAGCTGATAGATGAGGGGATCGCCCCGGAAGAGGGAGGCGTGGACGC GAAGGACATGTCTGCCACATCCCAGTCAGTTAATGAATCACCCCAAGTGGAACAGTCTTCATTGGAATCTACAAGCAAAGAAGCCTTCTTTAGCAGAGTGGAAACATTTTCT TCTTTGAAATGGGCAGGTAAGCCCTCCGAGCTGTCTCCCCTCGTCTGTGCAAAATATGGCTGGGTCACAGTTGAATGTGATATGCTCAAGTGCTCTAGCTGTCAAGCTTTTCTCTGTGCCAGTTTACAACCAGCTTTTGACtttgacagat ATAAGCAACGATGTGCTGAGCTAAAGAAAGCCTTGTGTACTGCCCATGAGAAGTTCTGTTTCTGGCCAGACAGCCCATCTCCAG ACCGATTTGGGATGTTGCCCCTGGATGAGCCTGCTGTTCTTGTTAGTGAATTCCTAGATCGTTTTCAAAGCCTTTGTCACTTGGATCTCCAGCTTCCTTCCCTAAGGCCGGAGGACTTGAAAAGCATG TGCTTGACAGAAGACAAGATCAGTCTTCTCCTACACCTACTTGAAGATGAACTCGATCACCAAACTGATGAAAGGAAAAGTACAACCAAATTAGGCTCAGACATCCAAGTCCACGTCACTGCCTGTATTCTCTCTGTGTGTGGCTGGGCATGTAG TTCCTCTTTGGAACCCATGCAGCTCTGCCTGATAACATGTTCGCAGTGTATGAGGAAGGTGGGGCTCTGGGGCTTCCAGCAGATTGAGTCGTCCATAGCTGATCTGGACACATCATTTGGCCTGACCAGCTCCCCTATCCCAGGGCTTGAGGGGCGGCCAGAGCGCTTCCCTCTGGTGCCTGAATCTCCTCGGAGGATGATGACCCGGAGCCAGGATGCCACTTTCTCCCCAGGCTCAGAGCAG GCTGAAAAGAGCCCTGGTCCCATTGTCTCTCGAACTCGGAGCTGGGACTCCTCCAGTCCTGTTGACCGTCCTGAGCCAGAGGCTGCTAGCCCCACCACCAGAACCCGCCCAGTGACCCGAAGCATGGGAACAGGAGACACCCCTGGCCTGGAGGTACCATCTAGCCCTCTTCGGAAGGCCAAGCGAGCTCGCCTCTGCTCCTCCAGCAGTTCG gaCACATCTTCCCGAAGCTTCTTTGATCCCACCTCTCAGCATAGAGACTGGTGCCCTTGGGTGAATATCACACTTGACAAAGAAGGCAGGGAGAATGGTGGAACTGAACCAGATGCTAGCGCCCCAGCAGAGCCAGGCTGGAAGACAGTGCTGACCATCCTGTTGGCCCACAAACAGTCTAGCCAGCCAGCTGAAACAGACTCTGTG
- the ZC3HC1 gene encoding zinc finger C3HC-type protein 1 isoform X2, translated as MRGSPRKREAWTHKQRCAELKKALCTAHEKFCFWPDSPSPDRFGMLPLDEPAVLVSEFLDRFQSLCHLDLQLPSLRPEDLKSMCLTEDKISLLLHLLEDELDHQTDERKSTTKLGSDIQVHVTACILSVCGWACSSSLEPMQLCLITCSQCMRKVGLWGFQQIESSIADLDTSFGLTSSPIPGLEGRPERFPLVPESPRRMMTRSQDATFSPGSEQAEKSPGPIVSRTRSWDSSSPVDRPEPEAASPTTRTRPVTRSMGTGDTPGLEVPSSPLRKAKRARLCSSSSSDTSSRSFFDPTSQHRDWCPWVNITLDKEGRENGGTEPDASAPAEPGWKTVLTILLAHKQSSQPAETDSVSLSEKSRKVFRIFRQWESLCSS; from the exons ATGAGGGGATCGCCCCGGAAGAGGGAGGCGTGGACGC ATAAGCAACGATGTGCTGAGCTAAAGAAAGCCTTGTGTACTGCCCATGAGAAGTTCTGTTTCTGGCCAGACAGCCCATCTCCAG ACCGATTTGGGATGTTGCCCCTGGATGAGCCTGCTGTTCTTGTTAGTGAATTCCTAGATCGTTTTCAAAGCCTTTGTCACTTGGATCTCCAGCTTCCTTCCCTAAGGCCGGAGGACTTGAAAAGCATG TGCTTGACAGAAGACAAGATCAGTCTTCTCCTACACCTACTTGAAGATGAACTCGATCACCAAACTGATGAAAGGAAAAGTACAACCAAATTAGGCTCAGACATCCAAGTCCACGTCACTGCCTGTATTCTCTCTGTGTGTGGCTGGGCATGTAG TTCCTCTTTGGAACCCATGCAGCTCTGCCTGATAACATGTTCGCAGTGTATGAGGAAGGTGGGGCTCTGGGGCTTCCAGCAGATTGAGTCGTCCATAGCTGATCTGGACACATCATTTGGCCTGACCAGCTCCCCTATCCCAGGGCTTGAGGGGCGGCCAGAGCGCTTCCCTCTGGTGCCTGAATCTCCTCGGAGGATGATGACCCGGAGCCAGGATGCCACTTTCTCCCCAGGCTCAGAGCAG GCTGAAAAGAGCCCTGGTCCCATTGTCTCTCGAACTCGGAGCTGGGACTCCTCCAGTCCTGTTGACCGTCCTGAGCCAGAGGCTGCTAGCCCCACCACCAGAACCCGCCCAGTGACCCGAAGCATGGGAACAGGAGACACCCCTGGCCTGGAGGTACCATCTAGCCCTCTTCGGAAGGCCAAGCGAGCTCGCCTCTGCTCCTCCAGCAGTTCG gaCACATCTTCCCGAAGCTTCTTTGATCCCACCTCTCAGCATAGAGACTGGTGCCCTTGGGTGAATATCACACTTGACAAAGAAGGCAGGGAGAATGGTGGAACTGAACCAGATGCTAGCGCCCCAGCAGAGCCAGGCTGGAAGACAGTGCTGACCATCCTGTTGGCCCACAAACAGTCTAGCCAGCCAGCTGAAACAGACTCTGTG